The genome window GTACGACTCACGCTTGGGGATTATTTGAAGACCGTTTCGGCAACGTCAAACGCAGCTTTAAAGTGACCATTAATGGCAGCCAGCAAGATGGAAAACTCATTCTGGTTGAAGATTTTGTTTACAACGACGGAGAGACTGATCAACGCATCTGGACCATTACCCAAACCGGTAAGAACCGATATGAAGGCCAAGCCGATGACATAATCGGCAAGGCTCAAGGGCTAGTGGCTGGTAATGCACTCAATTGGAAATACACCATGATGCTACCCGTTGGGGGGAAGTCCTATAAGGTTAAATTTAACGATTGGATGTTTTTACAATCTGATGATGTAATGATCAACAAAGCAACCGTGAGTAAATGGGGAATAGAGTTAGGTACCGTATTACTTTTTTTCAATAAGCAACCCACTAACACTCACTTTTAACAACTTAATCTCTTAAGCCCAGGTCAGAGCCATGTTGTTAGTTAACGTTAGTAAAGAGCAAAACCGTGAATGATATGATCCGTGCCCAAAAAGCAGTAGAGAACTACATTGCCTTTTTTAACTCGCTCGATCGCTTATCTCTCAACCGTTTAACAGCCGTTGCTGCACCTAATATATGCTTCATAGACCCCTTTAATAAAGCAAGTGGCTATGACAGCGTAATGGCAGTACTGACGCATTTTATAGATAACGTCCAAACACCTCACTTTGATGTGAAATCGATCGCCTTCTCTGGAAACAAATGCTTTGTCAGTTGGGACTTTAGTGGCGTGCTAACAGCTTCAGGAAAAGCCTGGCGCTTTACAGGGGTTAGCGAGCTCACACTGGATGGAAGCTATCGCATCATGCACCATCAGGACTATTGGGATGCAGCAACACACTTCTACGAAAAAATTCCTGTTATTGCTTACATCTTACGGTTAATAAAGCGCAAAATAAGCATTTTAAAATGACCTATCTCGCCTTAAACACCTTGTAATTTACCTTCTTGCCGCAATCTACTATGAACAAAGAAAGGCACTTGAGTGACTATTAGCGGTCATAATCAGTGCAGATGCTGCAAGCTTTTATTTTCACTTTGCCAACGACAGCATCGTTCTTCCGCTATTCAGGAGAAAAGAATGGGATTGGGATCAAAAATAAAGCGCTTAGTCGGCACTGACTTTGTAGATGATGTGCAGCAGCAAATTAAAGATGTTATGGATCAAGGACTGGACAAGCACATTAAAATTGCCGTTACCGGACTTAGCCGAAGTGGCAAAACGGTTTTTATCACCTCCCTGACCCATCACCTACTGCACGCCCATCAAAATAAATCACTTCCCTTTTTTAGCGCAGCCGGTGACCATCGCATCATTAGCGTCAAAAATATTAGCGATCAATCTCCACACCCGTTCCCTTTAAAGGATGCCGTAAGCGCCTTATCACAAGAGCCTCCACAATGGCCGCCATCCACTACGGGCTTATCTGAGGTTCGCTTAGCGATAAAGTACAAACCGGGGAATCGCCTTAAACGCTTAGTCACCGATTCGGCCACCTTGTATTTAGATATTATCGATTACCCTGGTGAGTGGTTACTGGATCTCCCACTACTTAATCATAACTTTGAGCAATGGTGCGACAAACAACGTGAGCTATTTGCTTTGGAGCCAAGAGCGAGCCTCGCTCAAAGCTGGCTCAAGGCTCAAGAATCATTTGATTGGCTAGCGCCTGCAGATACGTCGCGTATTGACGAGCTAAGCCGCGAATACACCGCCTTACTTCACCTATTTCGGCAGCAGCCTTATGCGCTTAGCTTGTTGCAACCGGGCCGCTGTATCTTGCCGGGAGACATGGCTGGTGATCCGCTCCTAACACTTTTTCCGATTATTCCTGCGGTGGATAAAAGTGACGTTCCGCCTGATTCCGCCTATGCGCTTTTGCAGCAACGCTATACCCTTTATCGAGAGCAAGTGGTCAAACGCTTTTACCGCGAGCATTTTTCACGTTTTGATCGCCAAGTTGTACTTGTTGATTGCTTGAAAGCACTCAATAACGGCAAGCCATGCTTTGATGATATGAAGCTCGCGCTAACAGATATCCTGCAAAGCTTTAACTATGGCTCGTCTGGATTTTTACGTCGGCTATTCAGCCCGCGCATCGACAAAGTTTTATTTGCCTCCTCAAAAGCTGACCATGTAACGGCGAACCAGCACCATAACTTAGATAAGTTTTTAGAACTCATCATTCAAGACGCACAGCGAGATATGCGCTTTGAAGAAATCGACACCGCCTGTTTGGCCGTCGCGTCCATTCGCTCTACTGAATCCGCTCAAGCTAAGCTAGATGGTCAGCAAATCTCTTGTCTTAAGGGTTACGATAAGTCAACGGGCGAGGTGGTAGCCTTATTCCCTGGCGAGGTTCCTGTTGAGCTACCTACGGATAACGACTGGAATAGCAGCCGCTTCCAGTTTGTCGACTTTGCGCCCAAAAAACTTCCCAGCAGTGACCTTCGGCCCGAACACCACATTCGCCTTGATCAGGCCTTGGAATACCTTACAGGAGACCTATTCTAATGAGTGA of Neptunomonas phycophila contains these proteins:
- a CDS encoding nuclear transport factor 2 family protein → MIRAQKAVENYIAFFNSLDRLSLNRLTAVAAPNICFIDPFNKASGYDSVMAVLTHFIDNVQTPHFDVKSIAFSGNKCFVSWDFSGVLTASGKAWRFTGVSELTLDGSYRIMHHQDYWDAATHFYEKIPVIAYILRLIKRKISILK
- a CDS encoding YcjX family protein, whose protein sequence is MGLGSKIKRLVGTDFVDDVQQQIKDVMDQGLDKHIKIAVTGLSRSGKTVFITSLTHHLLHAHQNKSLPFFSAAGDHRIISVKNISDQSPHPFPLKDAVSALSQEPPQWPPSTTGLSEVRLAIKYKPGNRLKRLVTDSATLYLDIIDYPGEWLLDLPLLNHNFEQWCDKQRELFALEPRASLAQSWLKAQESFDWLAPADTSRIDELSREYTALLHLFRQQPYALSLLQPGRCILPGDMAGDPLLTLFPIIPAVDKSDVPPDSAYALLQQRYTLYREQVVKRFYREHFSRFDRQVVLVDCLKALNNGKPCFDDMKLALTDILQSFNYGSSGFLRRLFSPRIDKVLFASSKADHVTANQHHNLDKFLELIIQDAQRDMRFEEIDTACLAVASIRSTESAQAKLDGQQISCLKGYDKSTGEVVALFPGEVPVELPTDNDWNSSRFQFVDFAPKKLPSSDLRPEHHIRLDQALEYLTGDLF
- a CDS encoding DUF3833 domain-containing protein — protein: MRIRRLTVCLLMAIMVNGCSSMNIEEFSNTQPHFVLDDYFLGTTHAWGLFEDRFGNVKRSFKVTINGSQQDGKLILVEDFVYNDGETDQRIWTITQTGKNRYEGQADDIIGKAQGLVAGNALNWKYTMMLPVGGKSYKVKFNDWMFLQSDDVMINKATVSKWGIELGTVLLFFNKQPTNTHF